ATGTATCCCAAGTTTTTGATTCAACATCTTTTCTACACTATAGCCCATTAGTCTAGTTTTTAAAAATAGTATAAACAACACATTTTAAAACCCAATAAAGTTTAAGAGTTCATTCTTTTTTTGAATTTATAAAATCCACATATTACTTAAAAAACTTTGTAAACAAAATAATAATCCAATGTTCACTCTTAGCAACCTGATAACTTCAACTTCAGCCCTCATTTACAAGCCAAACCACCAAGTCAAACTTGCAAAAATGgacgccaccatcaccaccaccgccgACCACCACGTCGCCACCCAATCCGCCACCACCGACCACCTCTCTCCACCACAACCGCTATCAAAAAACGCCCAAAAGAAGCTCTTAAAACAGCAACGATTCGAAGCGAAAAAAGCAGAGAAAAAAGCGGCCATGAAAGAGGAGAAGAAGCGGCAGGGGGAGAGGAAGCGGAAAGAGTGGGAAGAAAAGCTGTCGAATTTATCAGAAGAAGAGAGGTTGAAGACGATCGAGACGAGAAAGGGGATGCGGAGAGAGAGAATGGAGCAGAGGAATGAGGAGAGAGAGAGTAAAACCCTAAGGCTTTCGGAGGCGAAGAAAAGTGGTCAGAAGGTTGTTCTTGATCTGCAGTTTTCGGAACTTATGGCTCCTAATGAGATTCATAGTCTTGTTAAGCAGGTCAGTTgagtttgattgtttgattggtGTTTGTTTTAGGTTAGGGTTTAAGAATGGATTTAGTTGGAACCCTAAGATTCTGAGGATATATTGATATATGCATTAGACATCGCTGTTTATTTACCTCTTAATGAGCCTCTTAATGGTtaagatctcttactggttcaacacttaatggttcagactgtttgtttcacgagcagatgtctggttcagacatttgtctttgaatggttaagatttatacaaagtctgaatggttaagacctctaatctgaattggtcaaacatttgcctctgaacggttaagcattatataggctcttaatggttcagcacttaaccattcagatgtaaAATAAGAATTTAGGAGTTAGGTGTTTGAATCAGTGGAGAGCCTCTTGCTTGCATGGTTGTAACACTTGCCAGGGAGGGGCTAGTCTAGCTGTGGGGTACCGACTAGGGATTAATCGAATCggaattttatatataattttttaaacttatacacacacacaaaattttatatataatttttcaaACTTATTAGTCGGGTCGGGTTGGATTCAGGGGCGGATGTACATTAGTGTAAGGGGTGGCGTCCGCTATGGTTGGCgttccggcggtagtgtaaaattagtgtaaattttggaaaaaattgacgttttttcgatttcgttaccgcttatttataaaacgttaccgcttggcgcgaatcctagatccgccactggttgGATTATAATAGCGATTATATTGAACATATATTTAGTATGATTATATTGTACAGCTAATGTGATATATCTCTCCCAAAATAGAGGAGCCATATTGTAATTATAAATATTCAGTAAATTAATGAGAAGGTCAAGGGATTGATTTCTATCATGGTATCAAGAGTCCAGTGAACCAACCCTAACCCCTCTCCCCTGCCGCCACCCCCTGTTCTGCGACACAGCCTTCTTCTTCACGGCTGTTCTTCTTTTCGGCTGTTCCCCACCTCATCTTCCTCCTTGTTCTCACCATGACAAACACTACTAACACCCCTATTACCGTGGAATCAAAACTCCACCCCGCCACTACCGTCTCCCACATCAAAAATTACATACCTGTTACCCTTGAAATCGAATCATCGCAGTACAATTCCTGGGCAACTCTCTTTAAACTACACTGTAAAGCCTTCTTGGTTTTTGATCATCTATCACCCAAACCTGCTGCATCCGAAACCACCACTGAAACATCTTCTTCCACCACAAAACCAACCGCTGAATGGGAACGCCTTGATGCTATTGTGTTACAATGGATATACAGTACAATTTCCAACGATCTCCTCCACACCATTATCAACAAGACCGCCACCGCTCACGATGCTTGGAAAGCTATCGAGGATCTTTTTCAAGACAATAAAAGCTCCCGCGCCATTCACCTGATGCAGAAGTTCTCGAACACCCGTTTGGACGGCTTCCCCAATATATCCGCATACTGCCAGGAACTCAAAGTCCTGGCCGATCAGTTGGCGAATGTGAATGCTCCGGTTGACAATGATCGATTGGTTTTGCAGTTAATTGCGGGGCTGAATGAACAGTATGAGGGCATTGCTACTATACTCCAACAACAAGATCCACTCCCATCATTCTATTCTGCCCGTTCCAGCCTAATTCAAGTGGAAACTCGCAAAGCCGAACAAGCCTTGAATGCATCCAAGTCTGCCTCCACTGCTCTAACCGCATCCACAAACCGCTCCCCGGCCGCTGATCAGTCTCGCAACCACGACCGAAACTATGGCACTCATGACCGCGGCTACGGCTCGGGCCGTGGACGCTCGGGTCGTCGGGGACGTGGCCGGTCCAGCTCTGCCCGTGGCCGGTTCTCTTCTCAGTATCCGTGGCAGCCGCCTTCCTATTACCCATGGATGAACACTTGGCCC
This is a stretch of genomic DNA from Helianthus annuus cultivar XRQ/B chromosome 16, HanXRQr2.0-SUNRISE, whole genome shotgun sequence. It encodes these proteins:
- the LOC110918596 gene encoding uncharacterized protein LOC110918596, with translation MTNTTNTPITVESKLHPATTVSHIKNYIPVTLEIESSQYNSWATLFKLHCKAFLVFDHLSPKPAASETTTETSSSTTKPTAEWERLDAIVLQWIYSTISNDLLHTIINKTATAHDAWKAIEDLFQDNKSSRAIHLMQKFSNTRLDGFPNISAYCQELKVLADQLANVNAPVDNDRLVLQLIAGLNEQYEGIATILQQQDPLPSFYSARSSLIQVETRKAEQALNASKSASTALTASTNRSPAADQSRNHDRNYGTHDRGYGSGRGRSGRRGRGRSSSARGRFSSQYPWQPPSYYPWMNTWPTPPSNNQTPFYPWPVPPCPYPSTNRPNHTHTNSPGILGPRPNHQSNVAYTPTDIEQAMYTMSLQQPDPTQYMDTGATGNMTHEQGLQDSDPAPAMQQQR